ACAGGCAGGCTTATTTGCCTCCCCATGCAGGTTTGTAAAGTATAAAACCGCTGTTATTTGTTTATTGTCGCGCTTTTTAGAATCTCATGCCCCAACTTGTCGCGCTTGGTGGTCAGGTACCTTTGGTTGTGCTCGTTTGGCTTCATCTCAATTGCCACGCGCTCCACTACCTGCAGGCCATAGCCCATGAGGCCCGTGCGTTTACGCGGGTTATTGGAGATCAAACGCATTTTAGTTACGCCCAAGTCACGCAGGATCTGCGCCCCCACGCCGTAGTCGCGCTCATCCATGCCAAAGCCAAGCTCCAGGTTTGCCTCCACCGTATCCAGCCCCTGCTCCTGCAGTTTGTAGGCCTTCAGTTTGTTGAGCAGCCCAATGCCACGGCCTTCCTGGTTCATGTATACCACCACGCCCTTGCCTTCCTGCTCCACCATGCGCATGGCCTCATGCAACTGTGGGCCGCAATCACAACGGCAGGAGCCAAATATATCACCCGTCACGCAGGAGGAGTGCACGCGCACCAGCACAGGCTCATCTTCCTCCCAGGTTCCCTTTACCAGGGCAAGGTGCTTCACACCGTTGCTGCGCTGCGTAAAGGCATACAGGTCGAAATTGCCGAAATCAGTAGGGAGCTGCACCACAATGTCGCGGTCTATCAGGCTTTCCTGCTGCAGGCGGTACGCGATCAGATCCTTGATAGAGATCAGCTTCAGGTTGAAACGATCGGCCACTTTTACCAGGTCCGGCAGGCGTGCCATGCTGCCATCCTCGTTCATAATCTCCACCAGCACACCAGCGGGCGCTAACCCAGCCAGTCTTGCCAGGTCAACAGATGCCTCCGTGT
Above is a window of Pontibacter akesuensis DNA encoding:
- a CDS encoding bifunctional 3,4-dihydroxy-2-butanone-4-phosphate synthase/GTP cyclohydrolase II; this encodes METNITGDIRPLDSIASAIEDIRQGKVVIVVDDDDRENEGDFVCAAEKITPEIVNFMATHGRGLICTPLTEERCDELGLELMVGRNTALHATPFTVSVDLIGFGCTTGISASDRAKTIQALVDPNTDPHSLGKPGHIFPLKAKKEGVLRRAGHTEASVDLARLAGLAPAGVLVEIMNEDGSMARLPDLVKVADRFNLKLISIKDLIAYRLQQESLIDRDIVVQLPTDFGNFDLYAFTQRSNGVKHLALVKGTWEEDEPVLVRVHSSCVTGDIFGSCRCDCGPQLHEAMRMVEQEGKGVVVYMNQEGRGIGLLNKLKAYKLQEQGLDTVEANLELGFGMDERDYGVGAQILRDLGVTKMRLISNNPRKRTGLMGYGLQVVERVAIEMKPNEHNQRYLTTKRDKLGHEILKSATINK